The genomic region AGGCTCCACCCACCGCTATTATGATTCCTGATCTGATCTTTTCCTTCCAGGATCCCTCGTAAGCCAAGCCTAGGAGGAAGAGCTCTCCCAGCGACGTCACAATACCGTAAGCTAAAGCCCTGGTCAATAGGGTGACGTAAAGGGAAATGAGACCTAGGAAGGGGGATAGACCATGGGCCAGAACTGAAAGTACAATGGTGACCTTCATTCCGTAGTCGTATGTTGACCCCTTCAAACTCCTCATCATCTGTCTCTCTAGCCTGTCAAACTCCAGTTTTCTCTCTTTAACCTCAACTATGAGGGAGTTCCACGCCGAGGATATGGAAACGGCAATTATCCCAGACACCACGGTAAGCTCTATTACTCGAGATGGGGCATTTGCTAGAATAGAGGACACAAGTATGCCCAAAGAGAGGAGAACACCATCAAATGCCCCTAGTACTAGGTAACGCCTCAACATGGGCCTCTCATTACGTAGAGAATACCTTAAACCCTCGATGAATCGATCAAACACGTCGATATCTATTGATTCAACTTAAATATTAGTCTTCTCTACACCCATAACCATGAATAAAACAGTACTGTTAGCGTTAGCCTTCGTGGTCCTGATCCTGACGGTCGCTGGGGTAGTCGCTGCGTCCTCCTACAAGACCAGGCTAACCATTACGCCTTTGGGTTCTAGCTCCAACGGCGAGTACAC from Metallosphaera sedula DSM 5348 harbors:
- a CDS encoding VIT1/CCC1 transporter family protein codes for the protein MFDRFIEGLRYSLRNERPMLRRYLVLGAFDGVLLSLGILVSSILANAPSRVIELTVVSGIIAVSISSAWNSLIVEVKERKLEFDRLERQMMRSLKGSTYDYGMKVTIVLSVLAHGLSPFLGLISLYVTLLTRALAYGIVTSLGELFLLGLAYEGSWKEKIRSGIIIAVGGALMLVISYYLSR